In the Archaeoglobus neptunius genome, CTTCATATCATGAAGCAGTTCTCCTCTGGAGTATTTCCTAGCTATCTCCCTGCTGAAGGGTATCTTGCCAAGGATCTCTATTCCCGTTTCCCTGCAGTATTTCTCAACACCCTCGTAGGGCAGGCCGTATTTGTTTATCACGACTCCGAATTTTCGCCCCAGATCAGATACCACCTCTGCAGCAATCTTCAGATCATGAAAGCTGAAAGGTGTTGGTTCTGCGACGAGAATAACGAAATCACTATCGTTCACACTTTCAACCATGGGACATGCAACGCCGGGTGGGGAGTCGATGATGGCATCCCTGCCCATTAATTCCTTGACCTGCTCTATCAGGAAAACGGCTGAAGCCTCACCGATTGTGAGCTCACCGTAAGTGAGTATTATGTCTGAATCAACAGTTACTATCTTTCCCGTCTGGTAGTCTGTCTCTTTCAACGCATTTTCAGGACAGAGATGTATGCATGCGCCACAACTGTGACAGAGCTCTGGCAGAGGATATGCCCTGTCGATGACGTATATTGCATTGAACTGGCAGATGTCCTTGCAGAGACCACAGGCATTGCAGTCATCTGTCACAACAGGAACCTTTCTGTAGGCCGTCTTCTCTTTTTTCTCTCCCTTGATGAAAATGTGGTCATTCGGCTCTTCAACGTCAAGATCAAAAAGATTAACAGAATTAAACACTGCGAGATTAACTGCAACGGTCGTTTTTCCCGTTCCACCTTTACCGGATGCAACAGCGATTCTCATATCTCCTCCACTATAAAATCATCCCCGCTTCTTTTAACCCTCACCCGAATTTCCCTGCTGCCGTCAAAACCTCTTTTTCTGAGCTCCTGAAAGTTGGCCTTTTTCAGAAATTCAAGAAGAAAATCGAGTTCCCTCTCCATTTCTCCTGTTTTATCCTCCTCCCTGAGCAGATTGCGAACGAGCCTTTCGTACCTTTTCTTTGCTTCTGTTTCGATGCAGTGTCCCTTGAGGTGGATCACTATCTCCATCTACCTCCTCCCTTCCTGCCCTGCCCCATTTCTCCAGTCCCTCTTCCCTTACCTCCTCCCATACCTCTGGAAGGGGATGCAATCTCTTCGAGTTCTCCATTCATGAATCTCTCTATCGCTTCTCCGACTTTCAATCCATCGGCTCTGAAAATTCCAATACCTGCCGACTTCAAAACGTTCATGGCTTTTGGTCCCACATTACCGGTCAGAATCGCCTCAACCCTTCTATCAACAAGAATCTGTGAGGCTGCAATCCCTGCACCACTTGGTTGAGATGCTGCAGTA is a window encoding:
- a CDS encoding nucleotide-binding protein → MRIAVASGKGGTGKTTVAVNLAVFNSVNLFDLDVEEPNDHIFIKGEKKEKTAYRKVPVVTDDCNACGLCKDICQFNAIYVIDRAYPLPELCHSCGACIHLCPENALKETDYQTGKIVTVDSDIILTYGELTIGEASAVFLIEQVKELMGRDAIIDSPPGVACPMVESVNDSDFVILVAEPTPFSFHDLKIAAEVVSDLGRKFGVVINKYGLPYEGVEKYCRETGIEILGKIPFSREIARKYSRGELLHDMKSFFVDLYEGIV
- a CDS encoding NifB/NifX family molybdenum-iron cluster-binding protein, which translates into the protein MRIAATTRRGGVEDTITPQFGRAVTFTIVDYDGEIKDVEIVENTAASQPSGAGIAASQILVDRRVEAILTGNVGPKAMNVLKSAGIGIFRADGLKVGEAIERFMNGELEEIASPSRGMGGGKGRGTGEMGQGRKGGGRWR